A stretch of the Panicum virgatum strain AP13 chromosome 9N, P.virgatum_v5, whole genome shotgun sequence genome encodes the following:
- the LOC120687346 gene encoding uncharacterized protein LOC120687346 isoform X2 produces the protein MENLWQGMDNASQPIGEVNYTHGIDIGEPYMSTEQQLNNFPPDGSQNMDTAVAAQPRAPEGRRKGTAKRTKNFATKEDEFLCSAWINVSKDPIVGINQPIRSYWARIKAYYDEHSKIERSNSALQHRWADIQKDTSRFCGFYSEIERTNQSGKSENDKVKDAIQMYEGIIGTTFKFIHCWYILRNEMKWNKWLASMSASNEDPHVQPAEENLDPTLPPRIARPVGRDKGKKARSSTASSSSACLEVLQKMSMDRSAYEERVEAASNEEAKDIASRSDRKLALQEEQLQIQKAQVQIQQEMLQLQKEDREERVMSMDVDKMTPWVREYYINKQKKISAMSFRDDRSSGPSRQ, from the exons ATGGAGAACTTATGGCAAGGAATGGATAATGCTTCTCAGCCAATTGGTGAGGTGAATTACACCCATGGCATTGACATAGGTGAACCCTACATGTCAACCGAGCAGCAGCTTAACAACTTCCCTCCAGAT GGGTCCCAAAACATGGACACTGCCGTGGCAGCACAACCTAGAGCTCCTGAAGGACGCAGGAAGGGTACTGCCAAACGTACAAAGAACTTTGCAACAAAGGAGGATGAATTTTTATGCTCGGCGTGGATTAATGTGAGCAAGGATCCTATTGTGGGAATCAACCAGCCAATCCGATCTTACTGGGCAAGGATAAAAGCTTACTACGATGAACACAGTAAAATTGAAAGGTCCAACTCTGCCCTGCAACATAGATGGGCTGATATCCAGAAGGACACTTCAAGATTTTGTGGGTTCTACTCTGAGATTGAAAGGACAAACCAGAGTGGCAAGAGCGAAAATGACAAG GTCAAAGACGCCATCCAGATGTATGAGGGTATTATCGGAACCACTTTCAAGTTCATTCATTGTTGGTATATCTTACGCAATGAGATGAAATGGAACAAGTGGCTCGCTTCCATGTCTGCAAGCAACGAGGATCCGCATGTACAACCTGCTGAGGAAAACTTAGATCCCACGCTCCCTCCTCGAATTGCTAGGCCAGTTGGCAGGGACAAGGGCAAGAAGGCACGCAGCAGCACCGCTTCCTCATCTTCAGCTTGCCTTGAAGTGCTGCAAAAGATGTCCATGGACCGGAGCGCTTATGAAGAACGGGTTGAGGCCGCAAGCAACGAAGAGGCCAAGGACATAGCTTCTCGGTCTGATCGCAAACTAGCTCTACAGGAAGAGCAGCTGCAAATTCAGAAAGCGCAGGTGCAAATACAACAAGAGATGCTCCAACTCCAGAAGGAAGATCGGGAAGAACGGGTCATGAGCATGGATGTCGACAAGATGACACCGTGGGTTCGTGAATACTACATCAACAAACAGAAGAAGATCTCTGCGATGAGCTTCAGAGATGATCGTTCCAGTGGCCCTAGTAGGCAGTAG
- the LOC120687346 gene encoding uncharacterized protein LOC120687346 isoform X1, with product MHMCRGSMENLWQGMDNASQPIGEVNYTHGIDIGEPYMSTEQQLNNFPPDGSQNMDTAVAAQPRAPEGRRKGTAKRTKNFATKEDEFLCSAWINVSKDPIVGINQPIRSYWARIKAYYDEHSKIERSNSALQHRWADIQKDTSRFCGFYSEIERTNQSGKSENDKVKDAIQMYEGIIGTTFKFIHCWYILRNEMKWNKWLASMSASNEDPHVQPAEENLDPTLPPRIARPVGRDKGKKARSSTASSSSACLEVLQKMSMDRSAYEERVEAASNEEAKDIASRSDRKLALQEEQLQIQKAQVQIQQEMLQLQKEDREERVMSMDVDKMTPWVREYYINKQKKISAMSFRDDRSSGPSRQ from the exons ATGCATATGTGCAGGGGTTCAATGGAGAACTTATGGCAAGGAATGGATAATGCTTCTCAGCCAATTGGTGAGGTGAATTACACCCATGGCATTGACATAGGTGAACCCTACATGTCAACCGAGCAGCAGCTTAACAACTTCCCTCCAGAT GGGTCCCAAAACATGGACACTGCCGTGGCAGCACAACCTAGAGCTCCTGAAGGACGCAGGAAGGGTACTGCCAAACGTACAAAGAACTTTGCAACAAAGGAGGATGAATTTTTATGCTCGGCGTGGATTAATGTGAGCAAGGATCCTATTGTGGGAATCAACCAGCCAATCCGATCTTACTGGGCAAGGATAAAAGCTTACTACGATGAACACAGTAAAATTGAAAGGTCCAACTCTGCCCTGCAACATAGATGGGCTGATATCCAGAAGGACACTTCAAGATTTTGTGGGTTCTACTCTGAGATTGAAAGGACAAACCAGAGTGGCAAGAGCGAAAATGACAAG GTCAAAGACGCCATCCAGATGTATGAGGGTATTATCGGAACCACTTTCAAGTTCATTCATTGTTGGTATATCTTACGCAATGAGATGAAATGGAACAAGTGGCTCGCTTCCATGTCTGCAAGCAACGAGGATCCGCATGTACAACCTGCTGAGGAAAACTTAGATCCCACGCTCCCTCCTCGAATTGCTAGGCCAGTTGGCAGGGACAAGGGCAAGAAGGCACGCAGCAGCACCGCTTCCTCATCTTCAGCTTGCCTTGAAGTGCTGCAAAAGATGTCCATGGACCGGAGCGCTTATGAAGAACGGGTTGAGGCCGCAAGCAACGAAGAGGCCAAGGACATAGCTTCTCGGTCTGATCGCAAACTAGCTCTACAGGAAGAGCAGCTGCAAATTCAGAAAGCGCAGGTGCAAATACAACAAGAGATGCTCCAACTCCAGAAGGAAGATCGGGAAGAACGGGTCATGAGCATGGATGTCGACAAGATGACACCGTGGGTTCGTGAATACTACATCAACAAACAGAAGAAGATCTCTGCGATGAGCTTCAGAGATGATCGTTCCAGTGGCCCTAGTAGGCAGTAG
- the LOC120687345 gene encoding uncharacterized protein LOC120687345 codes for MVSVAVDLRFGCWKGQGFDQQLPQPKMAWRRQRKRQCELQEFHTHHELLTVTTIVQIMDEEEEQRPRRGSVVGRQSVPRDRFSGYWRLMQDYFLDPPVYGDNHFRRRFRMCKAMFLDICHAVAARNDYFKRKSNAAGLPGFATVQKVIAALRLLAYGGPADRLDEYIRMGESTILECLDDFTRTMIDLYGRSYLRPPNAEDIARLLQKAEERGFPGMIGSIDCMHWEWEKCPTGWHGQYRGHYKKPTIILEAVASYDLWIWHAFFGMPGSCNDINVLHRSPVFDNLARGIGPAVTFNVNGRDYNMGYYLADGIYPPWATLINGISSPQSNKHKYFTLKQAEYRKDVERAFGVLQAKYAIMKGPARKFNPIALKNIVDCVIILHNMGIDYEKGMEELRIEDYDDATRPRLDPNRNVPEIRQLIARHRQIRSRPANEQLKADLIEHVWNKFGAQ; via the exons GACAAGGCTTTGACCAACAATTACCCCAGCCGAAGATGGCCTGGAGAAGACAAAGAAAGCGTCAATGTGAGTTGCAAGAGTTCCACACCCACCATGAGCTTCTGACCGTGACAACCATTGTTCAAATTatggacgaagaagaagaacaacgtCCTCGTCGTGGCTCTGTAGTTGGGAGGCAGTCTGTGCCCAGGGATAGGTTCAGCGGCTATTGGAGGTTGATGCAAGATTACTTCCTCGATCCTCCTGTCTATGGTGATAACCACTTTCGTCGCCG CTTTCGAATGTGCAAAGCTATGTTCCTTGATATATGTCATGCTGTTGCGGCGAGGAACGACTACTTCAAGAGGAAATCCAATGCTGCAGGCCTGCCGGGATTCGCCACGGTACAGAAGGTAATTGCCGCCTTGCGTCTGCTTGCATACGGAGGGCCTGCGGACCGCCTTGATGAGTACATTCGTATGGGGGAGAGCACCATCCTTGAGTGCCTGGATGACTTCACTAGAACAATGATTGATCTCTATGGACGATCCTATCTTAGGCCACCAAATGCTGAAGACATTGCTAGGCTACTTCagaaagcagaagaaagaggTTTTCCCGGCATGATTGGTAGTATCGATTGTATGCACTGGGAGTGGGAGAAGTGCCCTACAGGTTGGCATGGTCAATACAGGGGGCATTACAAAAAACCCACAATTATCCTTGAGGCTGTAGCAAGCTATGATCTTTGGATTTGGCATGCTTTCTTTGGCATGCCAGGATCTTGCAACGATATTAATGTCTTACATCGATCCCCAGTGTTTGACAACCTTGCTAGGGGCATTGGACCTGCAGTGACCTTCAATGTTAATGGGAGGGATTACAATATGGGATATTATCTTGCTGATGGTATCTACCCTCCTTGGGCTACTTTGATCAATGGTATATCTAGCCCCCAAAGCAATAAGCACAAGTACTTCACACTTAAGCAAGCAGAGTACCGTAAGGATGTGGAGCGTGCATTTGGTGTGCTGCAAGCAAAGTATGCAATTATGAAAGGACCAGCTAGGAAGTTCAATCCAATAGCACTGAAGAATATAGTTGATTGTGTAATCATCCTGCACAATATGGGTATTGATTATGAGAAAGGAATGGAGGAGTTGAGAATTGAAGATTATGATGACGCCACAAGGCCAAGATTGGATCCGAATCGAAACGTTCCGGAAATTCGTCAATTGATCGCACGACACCGCCAAATTCGAAGCCGGCCAGCTAATGAACAGCTGAAAGCCGATCTTATCGAGCATGTTTGGAACAAGTTTGGGGCTCAGTAG